GTATCCCTCACTCCTGCATGAAATTTGGCGGTGCAAGCTGATAACATTGTGTCAGTCCGGAACCCCCCGGCATAACGGCTTTGCCAGATGCCTGCGGGCAGTGGGGGGAACTTCATACCATCCTGGTTCCAGCGTCCGTGCTAGGTCCTGTAATTCCCGCTCATTTTTCTTCGCTCCGCACTTTTTACATTTGTACCCCTTTCCTTTGCCATCGCTTGTCATCCGCTTGTTGCATGCGGTGCAGAGCGGCGGGTGTGATATGGCGGCGCGTGCAAGGGACACCATCCTTACCTTCTCCAGATTGATGCTCCCTTTCTTGAAACTCCCGCATGCAATCACCGTATCGCCCGGCACAAGTGCACGTACGATCTGCCTGAAATTTTTTGTGGGCTCGTATGCCATGCACCGTATTACGTTATCTCCGGATTTTATCGTAAATGCAACATGCCCGCCGGCACCTGTATTTGGTGTACCCACAACGACCCCCCTCACGCTGTATGAAATCCCCTCACGCAGTTCTCCGGCATTGCCGTTTATAATATGGGAATCCGTTCCCTGGTTTGTCACCCAGATCTGTTCGAGACCGGGTTTTTCAGAATCAATCATCGACCGGGCTATCATCACCCAGCCCGGGCTTTCGCCCCGGATGCCAAAAAGCACCGGGTCCGGTGTATGCGGTACGCAAACAACAACACCGTTCTCTATATCAACAGTGTCCCACGTATGCGGAAATGTCGCCTCTTCTGCGGCAAAGAGGCTTTCACGATTTACATCGCGGACCGTCCCCCACTGCTCCGGGTGACGGTAAGCCAGGACCTCGTACGTTGCATCAGGTAATTCGCTCGCTACCGCGGCGGTTGCGCCAATCAGACCACGCCGGTTTTTATAACCGCGGTATAGCGCACCTGCCGATTCAAGGATTTCTACTGCCTCATGAATCTCACAAAAATCCCTCACAGCCTTCCAGTAAAATGCAGGGTCAGGAGGAGTTTTTGCAACAACAACTCCGGGATTTGTGTTCTCGCACGCAAAATCGGCCAGGTCCTCAACGGTACTGCAGGCAATATCAAATGCAGTGGCAGGGTTACCTTCAACTCGGAGCGCGATCGCTGCGTTGCCACGGGTCTTATAGGTAACATTCGGGTTGAGCCGGATGAGACGTGCCTCGCGTACTCGCATACCCCGCCTGATCAGGCGCCGGACGAGCACCGCCCCGAGGTATGTAGTGCACATTCCCTGTGGGGAATCCGTATCATCGATCCCGATCAGCATGTCTATATTAATATATGCAGAGGCTCTATCCATTCTTAACTGCTATGACTCAGGACCGGTCGCTCCAGCTGGTGACAAGCGTTATGATCACCGCTGGGTTTGAAGTGTCCGAGCGCTTCTCGCTAAGGCCGCGGAGTTTTGACCTTATTGCCCGTAAAAACGGGACAATGCTTGTCATCAAAGTTGTCTCCCACATCGACAGCGTGAGTGATGACGTGGCATTTGACCTTGAGATCATCGCCCGGCACCTTCGCGGCATCCCGATGATAGTCGGGGAGCGCGCACGTGATGCGGAGCTGGAGCGCGGTGCAGTGTATGTCCGGTATGGCATCTACGCGGTCAGCGTTGCCACGCTCTATGACTTTTTTGTCGAGAAGATCCCCCCGCTCGTTTATGCTTCGCCCGGCGGGCTGTACGTGAACATCGATGGGGAAGTGATCCGGGAAATGCGGGAGCGGCGCGGGATGTCGCTTGGGGATCTCGGGCACCTGCTCGGTGTCTCGCGCAGGACGATCAGCAAGTACGAGAGCGGGATGGGTACGACACTTGATGTGGCGATCAGGATCGAGGAAGTTTTCAATGCCGGGGTTGTTGAATCCATTGACCTTCTCAGGCATGAACCTAAAAAAGAGAAAGAACCGATCGATCCAAAAGAGCACCAGGAACGGTTAACACCCATCGGTTTTCTGGAAGAGATTGGTATGAAGCTCCACACGCTGCGGGGGGCCCCGTTCCAGGCGCTGGTCACTTTTGATGAACATACGATCTTTACCAGCTACGGGACGGCGCAGAAGGTGATCAAGCGCGCTGCACTGATCGGCAACCTCTCCAAGATCGCAAAGAAGCACGCAATGTGCGTGATCACCGATTACTACAAAGAGAAAAAAATCGGGAGAACTCTTTTAATTGGTGAGGACCGTCTTCACCATCTCCGCGACGGATCCGAGCTGATCGATCTCATCGGAGACTCAGGTTCTGATAAGTTGTAGGTTGATCAACCGATCTGTCGGTTGGTGATAACTCGCGGTTGGTAGTGGCGCATATATACTTTAAACATTGAAAAACATCTGATGGCCCAGAAAGTAGATACAAGACAGCCCTACCCGCGTGATAGTGGCAGTCTGTTATCTTCATCTACAATGTACCCAAAACCCACCCCCTTACCAATCGAATCTTTACACACGGCAATAAAATCTGCATTTGAGAGAGCATTAAAAACAAAAAAGGGAAAGCAGAAAAAAATCCCAGACACTCCAGATAAACTCGTTTCATTGTGTTTAAAACATCTGAAAGAGCGAACCGATCCGATAATCGGAACCGATTTTTATACTCACTTAAGGGCGGAAGAAATCTTCGATATGGATGCAATCTCTCACGAAATGCAGAGACAACGGATGCAGATTGGCGTTTTTTATCAGTTCTTAATAATTGCTTTAATGGAAGCATCCCGTCAAAACGGGAATATCCATATTATTCGTGCTTCTGATGGCACAAGAGAAGGGGATGTACTTGCGGATCTAAAACCACCCGGTTGTGAAGTCGGACTACGGTTGTACATGTCCGTAAAAAAATCGGCGGATACCGTTGGTGGGCAGGATGTTGAGGGAGTGGTAAAGAGGTTGGAGAGAGTTGCAAAACAAGAGAAGAATCTAACCTCTCCATATCTCTGTGTTATTGCTATTGCAACACCGCAGAATGGAAGAATACAAAGTTATGATAACAGTCGAAGCGTCAAATACAATCAAGATGGGTATCCATATTCTGAAAATTGTGAAGTTTGGACACCGGGATTCATTTATCCATTTATCTCTGGAAGGAGTGCGATCGAGATATATTCAGAATCGATGAAATTCATCGATGCAAATATGCCATTTAATTCTCTGAAGTATCGTGAAGAATGCAACCGACTTCTAAAAAATAAGTTAATAGAGATGGGAATTTCAAATTCTGAAGGAATGGTCGTTAAGGAAAAATTATTCGAATATGTCGCCCACGAAGATTAGAATCCCTCTTTAATCATCCGTGTTCCATTAAGATTTGCCTCTTTTGATATTCGGTCATACGCCGCTTTGCAATATTCTTCATTGTTATCAATAATGATTGAATTTCTATGGAGGTTGATCGCCGCTATCCCAGTTGTTCCAGATCCCCCGAAAGGATCAATTACAAGGCCGTTATCTGGAGTCAATAACCGAATAAAGAATGCAGGTAATCCGGTCGGGAATACAGCCGGATGTCCATAATTTTTTCCAACTAATGGCAGGTCTATAACATTAGAGGGGAGCACTTTTGTTTTACCAACCCAGTTTCTCAAATCTCTCCCAAAACCGCTTTTGTTCTCGGAGTCGTGCCGTTGAGCACTCTTTCCTTTCAAATTTGCGAGCCGTACTTCAGTCCATCCACCGATAGGTACTTTCACGGCTTCCTGATCCTCGTATGGCTTTTTGTCCTTAGCGAGATGGAAACAGTATTCCCAACCATCTCGTAATCTGGTTGGCCAATACCCCGGCATTGGATTTGTCTTATACCAAATGTAATCGTCAATTGCGTACCAATTTCTTTTTTGGAATCCGATCACGGTTTCCCAGACGTAGCGATGTCTTTGACCGGCTACAATTCTGTCCTTAATATTCAGGACGAAACTACCCTTTGGATTCAGTATGTTAAAGAACGGATCTGAAAAAGTAAACATCCATTCGGCGAACTCATCGGGATGCATACTATCATAATGTTTTTTTCTGGCATCCGCATACGGTGGGGAAGTAATGATGAGATCGGCGGATTCATTGATTTTTGGGAGCTCTTCTCTACTATCTCCGCAGATTATTTTACAATAGATATTCCCCGATAAAGCCTCTTGTATAGCACCGGAACTTTTTATTTTTGCTCTTCTCGTTTTCATATAAAATCCCGGTTACTGTTTATTTTGTCGCTCAATTTTCTCAATCGTGATCTTGACGTAATCCCCTTCTTGGATGCTCTCAATTTCCCGTACTTCTTGGGGTATCGTAATCCGTCCACCTTGAATTACTTTAAGCGTAGCAGAATGTAGTTGTGCCATACAAATCTAAAGTAAGAATACACTTTTAACACATTTAATACTTTCTAAATCAATCGGCATCAAAAGGTTTATAATGTAGTCTAACGTATTATAATGTATAATAACTACATTAAGATACATAAGAAGTGAGTGAAATGATTCGCCAACTCAACAACCCAAGAGAATTAAGAGGACTGGCAATCCTCAGCCAGCCCGATACCGTCATCCAGACGGATAAGAACCAATGGAATGTCCGATCACAGTCAAAGGACTCGTACTATCAGGTTACCCGGTCATTCCAAGATCGAAAAGCCCAGATGAACAACCGAGCAACATGGACTTGCTCTTGCCCGGATTATCAAACCCGTCAATTACCCTGCAAGCATATCCACGCCGTTCAATTCTCCCTGAAACTTGCCGGTGAGATAGAACAGGAAAGCGCAGTTCAACACATCGCAGAAACAGAACAGAAGATCACCTGTCCTTTCTGCAAGAGTGCGAACATCGCAAAGTGGGGGAACCGAAAAACACAATTCGGATCAGTCCAGCGGTTTGCCTGTCATGACTGCAACCATAAGTTTGTTATCGATAAGGGATTCTGCCGGATGAAGAACAGCCCCAAGACGATTACCCTCACTCTTGATCTCTATTTCAAGGGAGTGTCACAGAGAAAGATTGCCGATCACCTGAAGCAGTTTGAAAGTGTCGAAGTAACACAGCCAACGATCCTGAACTGGATTCACAAGTATCTGAAACTACTCTCGAAGTATGCAGAGAAATACAAGGCCGATGTCGGCAACATCTGGCACTCCGATGAGACAACCGTGTTCATCAAGAAAGACGGTCAGAAGAAGTGTTATGAGTGGATATGGAATATCATGGACGCTAAGACCCGGTATCTCCTCGCGTGTCAGGTTACGGAAACCCGGTTCAAAGAGGATGCGCGTAAGCCACTCCGGAAGGCAAAGGAAACCGCAAACAAAGCACCGGACGCGATTGTAACCGATGGACTGCACGCGTACCGGGATGCGATTAAAGCAGAGTTCTAAGGTCTTAATGATCGTATTCTAAATCCACACGTCCGGTTAAAAGACTTTGAAACAAAACCGAATAACAACATCCTTGAGCGGTTAAACGGGACGTTCCGCGAGAGAACGAAAGTTATGCGATCCTTTGACAGCTCCGTTAGCGCGCAGGAGTTTGTCGCAGGGATGCAGACGTACTATAATTACATCAGACCTCATCAGGGAATCGGAGGATTAACCCCGGCGCAAATGGCTAACATTCCGATCAATCTGATGGGGAACAGATGGGAAACAATGATCGGGTTGGCAAGCGAGAAATAACTAAGGAAAATAGTCAATCTTATTTTCAGGTTCGTACTTTTTTAAGTGGTATTCACTGTATTCAGTAATTGAAAAAAGACCGACTATAAATGCCACAATAAAAATAAGGATTGCAACTGGATCAATATCAACTGTGAATCCTTTGTTTAGGATAGCCATGTACCCAAATCCTAAAAGCGCCACTATCATCTGAGCTGCAATCAGTGAGAAAAGAAATGATAAAAATCGCTCTCTATGCTGCTCAATAATCATCTCTCGCTTCTCAAATGGGAAATATTGAGTTATCGGAGTTTTATCTTTTGTTGGATTACCATAAATCCTGATGATAAGGAGTGTTATCATTGTTGATGAAACGGCTAATAATGAGGTTAATATTGTGATTTGGATGTTTAAAGTTAAAAGAACCACAAGATAAGAACCGATCAAAGGAATAGAGATGCAAAAATAACTTGCCCTAACTTTTTCTTTTTTTGATGCTATATCCTCATTTGAAAGTTTATGATACAGTCCAAGTAGAGAAATGTGCTTAGACAAAAAGGGCAGAACATAGAATAAAAGGAGCCCGAAAAAAACAACGATTAAAATTAAGGTTATCCAAGGAGGGATTATGGTTTCCTTAGGAATGGATATATTATCGATTACCTGCGATGGATTATCCATTGAACTCTCTGGATAAGATTTATTCTTTTAGGAGTTGTTGCTGAGATTTAAGCTGTTCAGATTTCCGCCTGTCTAAACGGATCATAATCAATACGAACAAGTTCATTAAAAATATTCCAAGTAAGACGTACTGAAGTAGGATGAATACAATACTTGCTCCACCAACAACAAATGGCAGACCGTTTAGTAATACTTGAATTAAATTACCCCATGACACGGATAACCACTCCTTTTTTTGGTGATGTTTTCCTGCGCTGCCCGCATTGCAATAAATTTTACTATAATCTAAAAAACAAATCATACTCTCGCGCGTCATCATATAAATATTCTGTAATGTTTTAAGATCAATCGGCGCATTATCAACCACGACTTATCACACGCGTTGAAATTTATCGATCAACCTACAACTTATCAGAACCGAGACTCATAATATTTATATAGAACCACAAACCAATTTTAGTGCTAAAAGTGGTGATACTATGTCACAACAGCTTGGAGGCCAACCTATTCTTATCTTAAAAGAGGGCAGTTCACGCACGCGTGGACGCGATGCACAGGGCATGAACATTACTGCTGCTAAGGCAGTAGCGAGTGCCGTGCGCACGACCCTTGGTCCGAAAGGAATGGACAAAATGCTTGTCGATACCATCGGCGATGTCGTTATCACAAACGACGGCGTCACAATTTTAAAAGAGATGGACATCGAGCACCCGGCAGCAAAGATGATGGTCGAAGTTGCAAAGACCCAGGACGATGAAGTCGGCGACGGGACCACCACTGCAGTCGTTATAGCCGGGGAACTCTTAAAGAAGGCAGAAGACCTGCTCGAGCAGGACGTCCACCCGACTATCATCGCTGCCGGTTACCGGCAGGCAGCTGAGAAGGCGCAGGAGTTCCTCAAGGACATTGCAATCGATGTAAAGGCAACCGACAAAGCGATGCTCAAAAAGATCGCAGAGACCGCGATGACCGGCAAGGGTGCCGAGGCATCCAAGGACAATCTCTGTGAACTTGTTGTTAAGGCAGTTACTATGGTTGCTGATGAGGATGGAAGCGTCGACATTGAAAACATCAAGGTCGAAAAAAAGACCGGTGGATCCATCGATGATTCTGAGATTATCGAGGGTGTACTTATTGACAAAGAGCGTGTCCACCCCTCGATGCCAAAGAAGGTCACGAACGCGAAGATCCTGCTGCTTAATGCTGCAGTCGAGTTCAAGAAGACCGAAGTCGACGCTGAAATCAATATCACCAGCCCCGACCAGCTGCAGGCATTCCTCGATGAAGAGGAACGCATGGTCAGAAACATTGTCGACAAGGTTGTCGCAAGCGGTGCAAACGTCCTTTTCTGCCAGAAGGGTATCGATGACATTGCCCAGCACTATCTTGCAAAAGCAGGTATCTTTGCAACACGCCGTGTGAAAAAGAGCGATATGGAGAAGCTCGCCCGCGCAACCGGCGGAAGCCTCGTTTCATCCATCGATGCAATCAGCAAGGATGAACTCGGGAAGGCAGGACTCGTCGAGGAGCGCAAAGTCGGTGGCGAAGAGATGACCTTTGTCGTGCAGTGCAAGAACCCCAAGGCCGTATCCATCATTGTCAAGGGCGGCACAGAGCACGTTGTTGACGAACTCGAGCGGGCAATCCACGATGCACTCCGCGTTGTTGGTGTTGTCTTTGAAGATCACAAGGTTGTTGCCGGCGGCGGTGCACCCGAAACTGAGCTGTCTCTCCGTCTCCGCGAGTATGCCGCCAGCGTCGGTGGACGCGCCCAGCTTGCGATTGAAGCATTTGCAAGTGCGCTCGAAATCATCCCGCGCACGCTCGCAGAGAACGCGGGACTTGACCCGATTGACATGCTTGTCGAGATCAGGGCAGCCCATGAGAAGGGCAAGAAGACCTTCGGTCTGGATGTATTTGCCGGAAAAGCTGCTGATATGAAAGCAGCCGGTGTCGTCGAACCTCTCCGTGTCAAGACTCAGGCAATCTCATCTGCTGCAGAAGCTGCAGTCATGATCCTTCGGATTGACGATGTCATTGCATCGTCCAAGTCACCCGCAGGACCCGAGGGTGGTATGCCCCCCGGTGGAATGGGTGGAATGGGCGGCGGTATGCCCCCCGGCATGGGCGATTATTAAGATAATCCCTCTCAACAATTTTTCCCACGTGCAATTAGTCAAAAAGAAAAATGTTTTTAGCTGGTTTTTAATCCCGTTGCAAAACCAGTTCAGGTTTTAATAAACGGCAACGAGACTTTTTTTGCGATCATGTCCGTGACCCTGCTAAAATTTTCCTGGGGGCAGTACAGGGCGATGGGGCTGATCAGCTCCTTGCTACGGATGTATATTACCCGCTGGCGGGCATAGATCTTTACGCTGCGAACATCCTGCCAAGGAATGAAGTTCTCTTCCTGCGAGACCGCGACAAGGCTTGTACCCGCTGCATTGATTGAGCCGGACATCAGGGACAGTACAAGGGTCCCGCGGCTGATTTTTTTTGCAGGACTACCCGCTTCATACCCGACTCCGGCATTATTTACATAGAACCTGGCGGCAAGCCCTCCGCCCAAGGAACGGGAGACAGCAACCATGACGATGAATGCGATAAATAAAAAGATCACAAAGAGCCCGCCGAACAGCATCAGCACACCGAGGCGGTCACCGGCATTGGAAAAGAGGACCACGATGACGGCGATGACCAGTACAGGCAGGCCGAGAGCAAAGACAAGGTCACGCCACAGGACTGTGTTTTTTACAAGCGGGATAGTGTACTCCCAATGAATCCCCCCCTCACCCCGGCGGATCGCATCATGTTTCAGGGTGCATGCAGTGCAGTGCGGGTGGCCTTCTTTTTCGATCTCCTTCCCGCATTTCGGACATTTCGTCATGGTCTCATCATGATGATATGCTATCCGGATTCCAGTGCATGGTCATATGTCAAAACGGCGATCCTTACTATTAGAATATAAGGATTGTTAACCGTAAAAGGTTTCTTTGAATTAACCATTGTCACCAGAGTTACCGGATGACTACGCTTCGGGGCAGGGGAAAAGAAACCACACCAGAATGCAACAAATTCATAACCCTCCACGTGCACCTACCTCACATGAGTGACCAGTTCATCTTCCTGACCTACCGTACTGATTGCTACCACTGCAAACAGATCGCAGACCAGATCATCAAAGCCGTTCCGTACAAAGCTCAGGTCGCGTGCGATAACTGCGGTGCAACCCGGGTCTTCGTCCCCCGCATTCAGGACGTAAGCAAGCCAGGCACCTTTACAAAAATTGGGTGCTATGATACATGGGAACTTAAAAGCGATGCGAAGTGCCGGAACTGCCATGTGACCGGTCCCCATGATATCGTCATCGGCTGCAGGCATTTCACGGTCCGGTGCCAAAACTGCGGGTTTACCCATTTCTACAAGTTTGATCTTGAGTTTATAGCAAAAGACGAGCTGAAGGTGTGATGATCAGACCGTATGGCCGGGTTGAACAAACAGTGTTTTTAAAAAATTCTGGTAAAAATAAAAAAGGTCCGGATAATTTGTTAACGATTTAAAATTTTTCCGATGAGTTACATATCTTCCCGCAACATCGCAATTGCTTTCTTAGGGCATTCGTTGGCACAGATGCCGCAGCCCTTGCAGAATTTCAGATCCACGTTGAGTTCATCATCGATTGCTGCATCCGGGCAGTACATCCGGCACAGGCCGCATTCATTGCACTTCTCCTTGTCTACGACAGGCTTAAACACCCGCCACGAACCGGTCTCTCCCACAGCGCCTTCTTTGGGTGTGCTTATCGCGAGTCGTTTGCGTTCCGTACTCATGCAGTCATCTCCTGGTATGCAGCTTCGGCAGCCTTGATATTCCGCTCATCGGAAAACATCTCGGCAATCGCTTTCTTTGCCGATCCTGCGGTAATGATGGCAAGTTTTGCCATTGCTCCGAGCACCGGGGTGTTGAGGATTGGGCTTCCTGCGACAACAA
Above is a genomic segment from Methanoregula sp. containing:
- a CDS encoding transcriptional regulator, with translation MTQDRSLQLVTSVMITAGFEVSERFSLRPRSFDLIARKNGTMLVIKVVSHIDSVSDDVAFDLEIIARHLRGIPMIVGERARDAELERGAVYVRYGIYAVSVATLYDFFVEKIPPLVYASPGGLYVNIDGEVIREMRERRGMSLGDLGHLLGVSRRTISKYESGMGTTLDVAIRIEEVFNAGVVESIDLLRHEPKKEKEPIDPKEHQERLTPIGFLEEIGMKLHTLRGAPFQALVTFDEHTIFTSYGTAQKVIKRAALIGNLSKIAKKHAMCVITDYYKEKKIGRTLLIGEDRLHHLRDGSELIDLIGDSGSDKL
- the thsA gene encoding thermosome subunit alpha codes for the protein MSQQLGGQPILILKEGSSRTRGRDAQGMNITAAKAVASAVRTTLGPKGMDKMLVDTIGDVVITNDGVTILKEMDIEHPAAKMMVEVAKTQDDEVGDGTTTAVVIAGELLKKAEDLLEQDVHPTIIAAGYRQAAEKAQEFLKDIAIDVKATDKAMLKKIAETAMTGKGAEASKDNLCELVVKAVTMVADEDGSVDIENIKVEKKTGGSIDDSEIIEGVLIDKERVHPSMPKKVTNAKILLLNAAVEFKKTEVDAEINITSPDQLQAFLDEEERMVRNIVDKVVASGANVLFCQKGIDDIAQHYLAKAGIFATRRVKKSDMEKLARATGGSLVSSIDAISKDELGKAGLVEERKVGGEEMTFVVQCKNPKAVSIIVKGGTEHVVDELERAIHDALRVVGVVFEDHKVVAGGGAPETELSLRLREYAASVGGRAQLAIEAFASALEIIPRTLAENAGLDPIDMLVEIRAAHEKGKKTFGLDVFAGKAADMKAAGVVEPLRVKTQAISSAAEAAVMILRIDDVIASSKSPAGPEGGMPPGGMGGMGGGMPPGMGDY
- a CDS encoding site-specific DNA-methyltransferase gives rise to the protein MKTRRAKIKSSGAIQEALSGNIYCKIICGDSREELPKINESADLIITSPPYADARKKHYDSMHPDEFAEWMFTFSDPFFNILNPKGSFVLNIKDRIVAGQRHRYVWETVIGFQKRNWYAIDDYIWYKTNPMPGYWPTRLRDGWEYCFHLAKDKKPYEDQEAVKVPIGGWTEVRLANLKGKSAQRHDSENKSGFGRDLRNWVGKTKVLPSNVIDLPLVGKNYGHPAVFPTGLPAFFIRLLTPDNGLVIDPFGGSGTTGIAAINLHRNSIIIDNNEEYCKAAYDRISKEANLNGTRMIKEGF
- a CDS encoding 4Fe-4S binding protein, with the translated sequence MSTERKRLAISTPKEGAVGETGSWRVFKPVVDKEKCNECGLCRMYCPDAAIDDELNVDLKFCKGCGICANECPKKAIAMLREDM
- a CDS encoding DDE-type integrase/transposase/recombinase, yielding MIRQLNNPRELRGLAILSQPDTVIQTDKNQWNVRSQSKDSYYQVTRSFQDRKAQMNNRATWTCSCPDYQTRQLPCKHIHAVQFSLKLAGEIEQESAVQHIAETEQKITCPFCKSANIAKWGNRKTQFGSVQRFACHDCNHKFVIDKGFCRMKNSPKTITLTLDLYFKGVSQRKIADHLKQFESVEVTQPTILNWIHKYLKLLSKYAEKYKADVGNIWHSDETTVFIKKDGQKKCYEWIWNIMDAKTRYLLACQVTETRFKEDARKPLRKAKETANKAPDAIVTDGLHAYRDAIKAEF
- a CDS encoding tRNA(Ile)(2)-agmatinylcytidine synthase → MLIGIDDTDSPQGMCTTYLGAVLVRRLIRRGMRVREARLIRLNPNVTYKTRGNAAIALRVEGNPATAFDIACSTVEDLADFACENTNPGVVVAKTPPDPAFYWKAVRDFCEIHEAVEILESAGALYRGYKNRRGLIGATAAVASELPDATYEVLAYRHPEQWGTVRDVNRESLFAAEEATFPHTWDTVDIENGVVVCVPHTPDPVLFGIRGESPGWVMIARSMIDSEKPGLEQIWVTNQGTDSHIINGNAGELREGISYSVRGVVVGTPNTGAGGHVAFTIKSGDNVIRCMAYEPTKNFRQIVRALVPGDTVIACGSFKKGSINLEKVRMVSLARAAISHPPLCTACNKRMTSDGKGKGYKCKKCGAKKNERELQDLARTLEPGWYEVPPTARRHLAKPLCRGVPD